Sequence from the Sciurus carolinensis chromosome 1, mSciCar1.2, whole genome shotgun sequence genome:
gtgggttttctcttcacattcttgtctGCTGTGcagaagtgttttaatttttttaataccatcctatttattaacttggcattatttcctcagttttaagggtctgttatgatttagatattaggtatcctccaaaagctcatgtgtgagacaatgcaagaacttcagtggtgaaatgattgggttgctaGATCCTTaagccaatcagtgaattaataccttaatgggattaactgagtggtaactgagggcaAGTAGGGTATTGCTGGAAGAGGTGGGTATTAGGGGTGAACCTTTGGGTTATAAATTGCGTCTGTAGTCACTATGTATTTGGAACTACTGTACTGCCACACGATATTACCAGAAACTGGAATTCCAACTtcgcttatttttaaaagtccttccCATCACCCCTCCACTGTTAACCCTGGTCTCATTTTATCCTGTTTGATCATTGTTAAGTGCTCAGCATACTAAGGTGCAATTCGTTTTTCATGGATACTATCTTATTTCCCCCACAGAGGTAGAACCCTTTTGTAAGAAGACACCAATCCTTACGTTTTCCTGAGGACTCCCACAATAATTACTGCAGTCTTTAACACAACATTGGTCCTTAAATATCCAGGAAGGGAGTCAGTGATTAGAGAAAGTGTGTTTGTAGTTGAGTGGTGTCAAAGAAAATCAGAACCATACAGtaattaaaatagcaaaatggattttattcatgATACATTTCAATAGGGAAAAAGATATCTCGGTTTAATACTGGACTTAATTTTGGGGTTGGGGGATCCTAGAAAGGAATTCAGGGATGCTTTCTTAgtctctgagctacattctcagtcctttttaaaaaattttcagacagggtcttgttgctgagttgctgagggtcatgggtcttgctaaattgctgaggctgcagtcctcctacctcagcttcctgagtcactagaaATTATAGACATGCAACATTACTCCTGCCTTGGTCTTAATTTTTAATACACTATGGGACAATGAGCACTGATAATCACAAAACAGAGTTGGGGAATATCAGGATAAAACATTACTAAGAGAAAACATTAGGGATTAGGGGGCATTTGTACTGAAGAGATCCaacaggattcttgctgaaggcaGCCTGGGATAATTAGACATCACTTGGGGAATGGCAGTGGATATGGAATTTGCTCAGATATCAAGAGTTCTCCAGTGTCAAGAATGGGGATTTCTTCCAAACTAAACTTGCTATAACTGGTCAATATAGGTACAGCAAAGGAGGACGTTTTAGCCCACGATCAAAGTCTAAATGAGAAGCAGGCTTAGAGGAGCCTGTCTGAAGTTTGGTCAAGGAGAGCAACTTTATCAGCGAGAAAGTGAATAGAATGAACATTGGGGTCACAATTTCACTTGGTCTTCCTGCCTaaacaaaactcccaaagcaGCAGGAAAACCTTGTTATGGGCAGAATGAATTCTGCAAGTTTTAAATCTCCACAGATTTCCAGAAGCATTTCAAAGTCACATATTACACAGGACCCTGTACCTAATGAGAGCAAATTACAAAGTTAGGTGAGAAAGTTTTTGCTTCATCTGATGAAAGAGAAGAATAATCCCCTGGGATCTCCTAACCAGAACCAACTCTCTAGAGCTAAAGGAACTTCAGCTCTGATAATAATCAGACAGGAACTCTAAACTGGTAGAAAGTAAATCTCTACCTGTTGAAATTTAGTGGATGGCAAGGTCTGATTACAGTACAAATGGCCAAGCCCCACGCCTCATATCACAAAACTCTGGAGCCATAGAAAACTGAAGCTTTCACAAATTCAgaatcctctctcccttcccagcTGGGAAAACTCTAATTTAGCAGTTGCAGTGACTTTCCTATGGTCACTAAATAAGCAGAGATAAAAGTGAGAATtcagactctttttttttggtaggggggCAGTTGGAgggaaccagagattgaactcaggggcacttgaccactgagccatatctccagccctactttatattttatttacagacaggatctcactgagttgtttagtgcctcactattgctgaggctggctttgaactccagatcctcctgtttcaacctcccaaactgctgggattacaggcgtgtacaaCCACACCGGGTAAGATTCCAGACTCTTAAATTAGCGCTTCTCATATAAAGtcaatttctcttttttgaatGGAAAACACTGTGAAGAGTATCTTTTGGAAGAATGTAACCATGACTGTGTTGGAGTTTAAGAAAATACATGAGGTAGGAAACTCTTCCAGATGGATTGACTTTCTTCTGGTTATAATCAATTATGATgactaaaagaaagagaagaaaagacctGTTTAGAATTTGTATTGACGattctttgcattttcaaaacACTTCTGAATTTATTGATGGCTTTGAAAGCGACCACTGAAACCTGATTGTGTCAGAAGGGGTAGTTTATGCTGTGTGAAATCAGACTGTTTTCACATAGTGTGTTAGAAAGATCATGGGTTTTGTCCCAAGGACTTTAGCGATTAAAACAGCTCTTCATTTTGCCAATATATTCTATTTGTTCCTTTGATATACTTAAGTTTTTAGTTTAGAGTCCACATAATCACCTTTCTTACAGAGCTGTTATATAGAGTCAAGCAAGCTTAAGGGCTGTGGTATGTGAAGGTTTCTACCCATGGGATGAGTTCTTCACACAGTTCAGGAAAAATGGAAGGGACCTATTGGGACCTAATATTTCCAGGAGGGAAAGAATTCTTTTGAAACAGTCCTGAATGTTGCAGAAAACTAATAATCAgggaaaatgcaaaaataatctGCAAGGGGATCTGGAAACCAGGAAGACTTAGTTTAAATTTAGATACTAAGGAGGCTTATACTAGAAGTCCTCATGAGGAAGCCCAAGGTTCTATAATATATCCTTaggcaaaagaagagaaaaatactcTGACCCCTCAGAGATGATTACACGGATACTCACAGACAAGAGGGTGGGGATACAATATAAGAAAGGGAAACTGGAAGGAGAAATTGTTGATAGGAGATAAGGAAAAGTTAGGTCATATGATTCATGGGTGTCTATGACAGTGTTTAGACAGGTCAGAGAgaacaaaagaattaaaggaacctATAAGATACAGTTAATGGGGTTGGGGGTCATTCCTGGAATCATTTATAATTCACACCATTTTCCTACACTGCTCTGGCTGTCAGTGGTCAGCTAGATTCACCATGAGAATGCTTCATCTTAGCCCAAACCAAATCTCATTGAAATGGAAAGTGTTCATCCACATACTCAAAAATTACATGCTGAATAACAAAGAAAAGCAGGCATGGTTCACAGAtgaagcacttttaaaaattattactccATCCATCCAACATTTACTGAGAATTATTATCTCCTTAGGATGTCTTATCAccttgaaaaaaacagaaacatagaGTTTGGCCTCTTTTCTCAAGGAAAAAACACCaatgaatggaaaagaatattcaatTAAAGACAAGCAGTCTGATTCTAGTTACaaacataacaaagaaaaataattgcagCTGCCCTACATATTTCATAACTGTCTATGCACTTCATACTTACTCTGtgaaaagcaaaatcaataaacatttgaaagaatttggaaaaataaaaactctataaGTGctagtttttaaatatgttgtcAAGAGGGGCAGGAAAAACAATAGCTCAATGGATGTGTATATAGACAACTTGTTGCAGAAGTCACAAGAGGATGAGACTAAATCATAGGTGGAGTTATTGAAGAGTTCATACAGTTGAAAATAGCCTTTATCATGTTTGGATGCTGATCTTGGCATTAAGGAAATGGACACAATCTCATTTGCCATCTGTACCACACTTGCATAATGAGTCTGATTAGTAACACCATCACGTACTCTAATTAATCGCTATTAATCCTTAGAGTTATGATGTATcctatcttctttccttctctctccttagAGTAGCAGTATGGAAGCatgttctttaatttcctttaatattttaggATTTAAATATCTTCAAAGAGGTATTGATGACTTTCGATTTCTCCAACAATTATAAACCATCATGCAAATTTAGTCCTAAAATGACTAGAAAATCAATTATTAATCTTTCCTCAGTAGATATGAACAGACCATGTATGATGTGGAAGTTGCTGTGTTGGAGCTTGACTCTATTAACCACTCAATGTTTTTTGCAGTGTTCAAAATCTTATCCAAATGCAGCTCTCCTAATGAACATCATTTGGAGTATTTTCTCCCTTACTATATGACCAACAAGtaaaattctcttaaaataaGTCCGTATGCCTTTGACCCATAAAAAGTTCTAAACAATTTGTttcataaaagaacaaatgcagaatGAGGAAAACACATCACCTACATATGCACGTTTTTgctaaataaaaaagcaattggTAACTGTAGCTCTGATGATTTGCTTGATTCACATTACAGTTTTCATCTGCTGATATCAAAGAAGAATGGAGAATTAAaatgcctactttttttttttttttccaatttcagaCAATGAGGATCAATCAAACAGTCCTGAAGGAATTCATTCTGGTTGGCTTTTCTGCTTACCCACATGTACAGTCCTTCCTCTTTGTGATGATCTTTTGCCTCTACCTTCTCACCCTGGCAGGTAATCTGGCCATCATGGGACTAACTTGGGTGGATAAACTTCTCCACACCCCTATGTACCTCTTCCTAAGTGCCCTCTCCTTCTCTGAGACCTGCTACACATTGGCTATCATCCCCAAGATGATGGTCGATCTACTGTCCAAGAGCAGAGGCATTTCAGTTCCAGGCTGTGGATTGCAAATGTGCTTCTTTTTGGGACTTGGTGGTACAAACTGTATCATTCTCACTTTGATGGGGTACGACCGCTTCCTGGCCATCTGCAACCCTCTCAGATATCCCCTCCTCATGACCAATGGTTCATGTGCCCGACTCGTGGCCTCCGCTTGGGCTGGAGGCTTCTTTGTCTCCCTGATAGAGACTGGACTGATATTCAGGGGTCCTTTCTGCTTACCAAACCTCGTCAAACACTTCTTCTGCCATATGCGGGCAGTGGTGAGGCTGACCTGTAGAGACAGTGACCTCACAGAGTTCATCGTAACCATGATCTCAGTGTCAGGCTTGCTGGGTACCTTCCTACTTATCATCTTGACCTATGTGCTCATCCTTTCCACCGTCCTCAGAATTCCCTCAGCAGAGGGCAAGCAGAAAGCCTTTTCTACCTGTGCCTCTCACCTCACAGTGGTCATCATCCACTTTGGTTTTGCATCTATTGTTTACCTGAAGCCAGAAGCCTCAGGGGGAGATGACACGCTCATCGCTGTCCCTTACACTATCATTACTCCTTTCCTCAGCCCCATCATATTCAGCCTCCGGAACAAGGACATGAAGCATGCTTTCAGAAAGATCATGAAAAAGACAGATGCCTTGACAAAGTAATCTTGGGTCATTACTGCTGATTTAAAGTATGGCTAATGTCCCCAAAAGCACTGGGACATTTTCTGTGTGACCTCTATACCAAGTGCCAGAGGGTCCTATACCGTTTGCCCTTTTTCAGCCCGTGGGATTTGGGAAACCAATGATTGAGAATGGGACTGACACCATCATGGGCACTTAGTTATAAAGGGAATTATCCACCCCTTCTACTTTCCACTATCAGAGGAAAAACGCATCTGCTGATAAGAGGATCTGCCAGTCAACTTTTGAGTGTCCTGCGTCATTCACaagtgagaaaaggaaaggatgcaaaaagaaaaacatgactaCTGCACTGAGAGGCATCCTcaatatctgaaaatataaatgttgGATTTTTCTGGGGGAAATTGTGATGCACTGGGTTGCACTTCTCAGAAGGTAAACCATTTCTGTCAAGAGATGTATAAAATCCATCAACTGGCTACTTGTACAAATCTGGATAGtggcatgcacacacagacatcaaatacatacacatgcacacacacacatatacacatttgttGAGTGTTCATGCTATACtacttactaaatatttttaataagactCTCTTCATGACTGTGGTCTTCCAATGTTTGCCAAATGGTAACTTCTAGGTGTATGAAAAATCCTGAAGCAAGTTTCATCTGAGCCAGCAAGACACAATGCCTACAGATTCAATGAATTAGGGAACCAGGGATGTGAGAAATGTGTCTTCATTTTGTCCACAGATACTCAAAAGCAAATGTTAATGAACTTCGTCAGGATATTGAGTTATTGTACAAAGTATTTGGGAATAATCTTATCAGAGTATAAGAAAAGGGGAAACCAGAAGATTATAGAATCAATTTTTCATGTTACcagaaaaaaaccagaaacacTGTGAAGTTTAAGTCACAGTAGAAGAGTGAGTTATTGTACTGAAAATTCAGACATAAATGACTAGTGAATTTACCAAATCCTTTCTCAGATATGCTGTTAACCAACTCTAGTTTTTATGAAAGTCATAAATTTTGTACCGGGGcttggtatatataaaatttatatgaaagatATTGGAGTAATTTTTAACTCAACTATATGATGGGACTGTTATGAAGATCAATGAGATAATGGATGAAAATAGCTATGCATATTAATGGATTAAGGTTACTCCTGCTGTGACTCTCCTTACCTGGGAGACAGGTGCAGCCAGAATCTCTGCTATTTTCAATCTGTGGTCACTGCCTTCAGGATCAggaatgtttcttttcctttggctCCACTCCTGACAATGTGTTATTCTATCTAGCAAagatataatcttgaaaacaaataataacaattcaCTTTCTCATAGTGGGGGCAAAGAAAGTTAAGTCTAGATTCAAAACTGAAGGATGTTATTgtaagtgacataagccagacataaaaagacaaaatattgcaTTTTCTGTATCAAAAATGAAAGCTAACAATATTTATCTCAAAATTGTGATTACTAGAATctgggaatgggggaggggaggaggaataGAGGGAGGTTGGTGAGGGGTACTCAAACCAATTGGAAGGGCTGGTACTGTAGCTTAGTGGGACAGCACCtccctagcatgcacagggccctagATTTGACCTCCAGcacatcaaaaactaaaatagaacaaaaataaaactcagagggaagggaagatgtCCTAGTGTTCTACAGAACTGTGGGGTAACTACACAACAAcctgttatatattttatgaatgttatatattttatgttatatagtTATGTAAGAGAAGAGCTCAAAGTTTCCCAacatataataatcataaatagaTCAAAGCATTAACTGTTTTTATCAAGATACACTGTACACATGTACTAAGATAAATACCCcctaaatatgtaaaattatttcatgttaattacatttttaaaaaatgtttaaggaaatggaaatgttaagTCTCTTGGTTTGatatattgtatacatgtgtTGAATTATCACATTGCACCCATAAAAtgtatcattaaaattataatacataaataaataaataaagtctagaCTTAGATTTCTGAACCTGAATTTAGGTAAATTAATCTGGTTTTGCCTGGTGTGTGGCAGGGATCTCTAATTACCTAATGTTTATTAATACATTGATAAGCTAGAAATAAATAGTTACACAGATACTGGAAATACTGAAAGAGTTATTCATGTATGGGGATAGAATTACAAAACAGTTAGAAAAGTGAGACTTTTAGTAAGAGGtgctaataaaatatcatatacaCAGGGGGAAAAATgtccacaaaaaaaaacaatatctGAGTATTAAAAACTTAACTCAAAAGTCCAAACaacaactttataaaaaaaaCAGTCTACCTGgtgtgtggtgatgcacacctgtaatctcagctcctCTGGAAGGTGAGTCAGGAGGGTTGtaagttagaggtcagcctgggcagtttagtgagatgctatatcaaaatacaaagtaaaataaaaatgactgtgtTTGTAGTCCAGAgttagagcacctgcttagcatgtgtgaggtcctgggttcaatttctgtactggaaaaaaaaataagtaaaagacaatgtaagaagatGTCTTCACCACCTTCAAGCAGGAAATAGTGCTTAAACTTTCATTAAAAACCTTAGCTAAAATTGAAAGGTTATaaatcaaaattgaaaaactttATTCATCAAAAAAGCATGACTGAGGGAGTAGATGGACAAGCCACATAAAAAAAACCATGAAGATACTGAAGGAATTAATTAGTATAAATTTCAGGATAGTGAAGACTTTGAACAAGGGCCAGTTGATGGCAGAACACATGAACAAACTTGTGGCTAAAAACTTCTTCTTCTTTAGGATCTAGGTAGTGATTGGAATGTTTTTTGCTTCGTGAGAGAATCACCAAGCTAAGTATTTGCTTGGATGActttacatatttatgttttattttataatatgaagaTTTAACAAAGCATTCCATAGAATGAAAGATAATGTATATACCACCAAAATGGCTAAAAAGACTCTAGAGCTATGGATAGATTgttcataaaaaagaatatccaaaagttcaataaatatctgaaaatgagCTCAATCTCATTACTAAGCATAAACAATAAAATCACAATTTGGTACCATCACACACCCACTTGAAGGGCTAAAACTTGAAGGCTGGATTAGCTTGAAACTCTGGAAAAACAAATATCTCTGATGCTCACTAAAAAGTGTATATTTGTTCAatcatttaagaaaatcatttggTATTATAAACTGATTCTGGAGATACTAATACCCTGTGGTCAAGTTTTTCTTCTGGTAAGGTCCTAAAGAGTCGTGTGAATATGTGAACCATAACTCATATTGTACTTCTGTTCACAGAAGTACTATCTACAAAATGGCCAAAACTGGGAATTATTCAACTACTCATTCACAGAACATAGGAATTAAGGCATATCTATATGTATCATCATACAGTAATAAAAGTGGATAAATTATGGCTATATCTTCAAGATGCACATGAAACTCCTTTTTTCCCTAATCATGTTTTTCTTCAATAATCTGACAGAGCAGAGTTGGAGGACTTTGTGTTTGACCTAATCTCTcattagaattttctattttttttccaggaagtTTCCTTaatgggaagcaaagaaagaaaatattccttcGTGTAAATAAGCTATATGATAAGACATTAATGAAGGAACAAAAGAGAAGATAAATGGCCTATATTCACCAACTTAATGTGAAAAGTATCCATTTAtctatcatatatacatatatgtatatatatatatatacacacatatgtatgaataattttttcaattcAAGACATTACACTAGCCATGGAGAAAACTAAATCAAAATATATGACTTCTACtctcaagaaacttaacattCTACTTCTAGAGAAGTCAGGATATCATGATGTAGTATGGAATAAGGTTTGTCCCAAGATTTAAGGGAACATGGGAGAAGTACAGGAAACACATGAGATCCTTACAGAGCTCAGCCAGGTTGTTGGTCACCACCCCCAGATCAGATTATTCAACCTGTGTGCCTCAGGAGCATTTAAGAAGCCTTCTAAAGATAACCAGGCAGAGACTTGCTGGGGTTAGAACAAATCCCAGCTACTGACTTCAGTAACAATCCCTTTAAAGAAACCTGAATTTGATGGTACTATTCTATACAGAAGTTTATGCTCTAGGGCATTTTTTACACAATGAAGCAATTaacaggctgtgtgtgtgtgtgtgtgtgtgtgtgtgtgggtgtgtgggtgtggggggGGTGTGGGGGTGTGCTTAAAAGTTAGGTACATCAAGAATAGGACAGCTAATGTGAATACTGCTGAAAGTGTCATCCTTCTCGTGTGTCTGTGGGTATACTCAAGTCTCTGTCCCCTGAGAAACAGCATTAGAAACTTAACACTTCATAAATTTGGAAAAAGACAAATTTTGCTAAGGCAATGCAGCCAGTCACTAAACAAGTAAACAAGCAAGTGATAAAATCAAGACCTGGGGTTTCTTGTAGTGGGACTGGGAAGAGTATCTACAATATAAAAATGTCCAGttactaagaaaataattatgtcGTACTAGAGAAAGTATGACTAACTCATTTCCAGAAAAATCCAGGAGACAGAAATTGTGACACTGGCCGGAAGTTaagttcaaaatgaaaagaacttcaAAGTAGTCATTATGAATATATTCCAAATACCTTCAAATATCTGAAGAAAACCATGATTAcagaaataaaggtatcatgACAATGTCACATCTGACTTAAGAtactaataaattataaataagaagttataaataagaaataaaattataaattagaatCAAATGGAAAACTCCAGAGTTGCATGTAcaatcactaaaataaaaaaatgcaccACAGACAATAATAGATCTGAACTAGCAGAATAAAGAAACAGTAAACCTGAGATTGCTTCTTGTCTTGCCACGTGACCTCTTTCTCATACAACCACCCTGATGTCTACACCAGGCTGTAATGTAGCCAGAGGCCCTCATCAAAGGTCAAACATTTGGAAACATCCCATCTCAGACAAAACAGTGGGCTACataaacctctgttctttataaagtgCCCAGCATAATCCTGAAGTCCTAATAGCATGGCACTGGTGATCCCTGCCAACTGTGGGCTGCTCAGCACTGCACTtcattaaagagaaataaaactctaTCATacttaagccactaagtttttgGAGTCTTGATAGTTCAGATTGTAGGTGTATTGCTAACATAATTAAATGAGATGTTTATACAGTTCTTAGGAAATTTTCCAGTATAACTCATTGGGCCCTCCAGATCTATAGGTTCTGTGTCCATGGATTCAATCAATCATGGAttgaaaatgttcataaaaatatcagaaagacaAAGATAGCAATTGCTGGTGAGTATGTGAAGGAAAGGGAATCTTTGAACACTATTGATAGTAATATGAATTAGAATAGCCTTTATGGAAAATAATGTGGAGATctctcagaaaactaaaactacTTTATCCAACAATCCTActattg
This genomic interval carries:
- the LOC124970167 gene encoding olfactory receptor 10X1; translation: MRINQTVLKEFILVGFSAYPHVQSFLFVMIFCLYLLTLAGNLAIMGLTWVDKLLHTPMYLFLSALSFSETCYTLAIIPKMMVDLLSKSRGISVPGCGLQMCFFLGLGGTNCIILTLMGYDRFLAICNPLRYPLLMTNGSCARLVASAWAGGFFVSLIETGLIFRGPFCLPNLVKHFFCHMRAVVRLTCRDSDLTEFIVTMISVSGLLGTFLLIILTYVLILSTVLRIPSAEGKQKAFSTCASHLTVVIIHFGFASIVYLKPEASGGDDTLIAVPYTIITPFLSPIIFSLRNKDMKHAFRKIMKKTDALTK